A window from Bordetella petrii encodes these proteins:
- the rplL gene encoding 50S ribosomal protein L7/L12: MALSKAEILDAIAGMTVLELSELIKEMEEKFGVSAAAAAVAVAAPAAGGGAAAAEEQTEFTVVLAEAGANKVSVIKAVRELTGLGLKEAKDLVDGAPKPVKEGIAKADAEAAKKKLEEAGAKVEVK, from the coding sequence ATGGCACTTAGCAAAGCTGAAATCCTTGACGCCATCGCTGGCATGACCGTGCTCGAACTGTCCGAGCTGATCAAGGAAATGGAAGAAAAATTTGGCGTGTCGGCTGCTGCCGCCGCTGTGGCCGTGGCTGCCCCCGCTGCGGGTGGCGGTGCTGCCGCTGCTGAAGAGCAGACCGAATTCACCGTTGTGCTGGCTGAAGCCGGCGCCAACAAGGTGAGCGTCATCAAGGCCGTGCGCGAACTGACCGGCCTGGGTCTGAAGGAAGCCAAGGACCTGGTCGACGGCGCGCCGAAGCCCGTCAAGGAAGGCATCGCCAAGGCTGACGCCGAAGCCGCCAAGAAGAAGCTGGAAGAAGCTGGCGCCAAGGTCGAAGTCAAGTAA
- the rplJ gene encoding 50S ribosomal protein L10, translated as MSLNRQEKAVVIEEVSAAVAKAQSIVIAEYRGLDVASVTVLRKTARESGVYLRVLKNTLARRAVAGTAFEPLSEQLTGPLIYGISEDPVSAAKVLAGFAKSNDKLVIKAGSLPNNLLNQEGVKALATMPSREELLSKLLGTMQAPIAQFVRTLNEVPTKFARGLAAVRDQKAAA; from the coding sequence GTGAGTCTCAATCGTCAAGAGAAAGCGGTGGTAATCGAGGAAGTCTCGGCAGCTGTTGCCAAGGCCCAATCGATTGTTATCGCCGAGTATCGTGGTCTGGACGTCGCCTCTGTCACCGTACTGCGCAAAACTGCGCGTGAATCGGGCGTGTACCTGCGTGTTCTGAAGAACACGCTGGCCCGTCGTGCGGTTGCCGGCACGGCTTTCGAGCCGTTGTCCGAGCAACTGACCGGTCCGCTGATCTATGGCATCAGCGAAGATCCGGTTTCGGCGGCCAAGGTCCTCGCAGGTTTCGCGAAAAGCAACGACAAGCTGGTCATCAAGGCGGGCTCGCTGCCCAACAACCTGTTGAACCAAGAAGGCGTGAAGGCCCTGGCCACCATGCCCTCGCGCGAAGAGTTGCTGTCGAAACTGCTGGGCACCATGCAAGCCCCCATCGCGCAATTCGTGCGTACGCTCAACGAAGTTCCCACCAAGTTCGCCCGCGGCCTTGCTGCCGTGCGCGACCAGAAGGCGGCGGCGTAA
- the rplA gene encoding 50S ribosomal protein L1: MAKLSKRAAAIAKKIDRTKLYPVSEALTLVKETATAKFDESIDVAVQLGIDPKKSDQLVRGSVVLPAGTGKSVRVAVFAQGDKAEAARAAGADIVGLDDLADRIKGGQIDFDVVIASPDTMRVVGALGQVLGPRGLMPNPKVGTVTPDVATAVKNAKAGQVQYRTDKAGIIHATIGRASFGVEQLQTNLAALVDALQKARPAAAKGIYLRKLAVSSTMGGGARIEVASLSAN, from the coding sequence ATGGCAAAACTGAGCAAGCGCGCCGCCGCCATCGCCAAGAAAATCGACCGCACGAAGCTGTATCCCGTGTCCGAAGCCCTGACCCTGGTCAAGGAAACCGCCACCGCCAAGTTCGATGAGTCCATCGACGTGGCCGTGCAGCTGGGCATCGACCCCAAGAAGTCCGACCAACTGGTTCGCGGCTCCGTGGTGCTGCCCGCCGGTACCGGCAAGAGCGTCCGCGTGGCCGTGTTCGCCCAGGGCGACAAGGCCGAAGCCGCGCGCGCCGCCGGCGCCGACATCGTCGGCCTGGACGACCTGGCTGACCGCATCAAGGGCGGCCAGATCGATTTCGACGTGGTCATCGCCTCGCCCGACACGATGCGTGTCGTGGGCGCCCTGGGCCAGGTCCTGGGTCCCCGTGGCCTGATGCCCAACCCCAAGGTCGGCACCGTCACCCCTGACGTCGCCACCGCCGTGAAAAACGCCAAGGCCGGTCAGGTCCAGTACCGCACCGACAAGGCCGGCATCATTCACGCCACCATCGGCCGCGCCTCGTTCGGCGTGGAACAGTTGCAAACCAACCTGGCCGCGCTGGTCGACGCCCTGCAAAAGGCCCGTCCCGCTGCCGCCAAGGGTATTTACCTGCGCAAGCTCGCTGTCTCGTCCACCATGGGCGGCGGCGCGCGCATTGAAGTGGCTTCGCTCTCGGCCAACTGA
- the rplK gene encoding 50S ribosomal protein L11: MAKKIVGFIKLQVPAGKANPSPPIGPALGQRGLNIMEFCKAFNAKTQGMEPGLPIPVVITAFADKSFTFIMKTPPATVLIKKAAGVQKGSAKPHTDKVGTLTRAQAEEIAKTKEPDLTAADLDAAVRTIAGSARSMGITVEGI, translated from the coding sequence ATGGCGAAGAAGATCGTCGGCTTTATCAAGCTGCAAGTGCCGGCTGGTAAGGCGAACCCCTCCCCCCCGATTGGCCCGGCGCTGGGTCAGCGTGGCCTGAACATCATGGAATTCTGCAAGGCGTTCAACGCCAAGACCCAGGGCATGGAGCCCGGTCTGCCGATTCCGGTGGTGATCACCGCCTTCGCCGACAAGAGCTTCACCTTCATCATGAAGACCCCGCCCGCGACGGTCCTCATCAAGAAGGCCGCCGGCGTGCAGAAGGGCTCGGCCAAGCCGCACACCGACAAGGTCGGCACGCTGACGCGCGCCCAGGCTGAAGAAATCGCCAAGACCAAAGAACCCGATCTGACCGCGGCCGACCTGGACGCCGCCGTTCGCACGATCGCTGGCAGCGCCCGCAGCATGGGCATCACGGTTGAGGGGATCTGA
- the nusG gene encoding transcription termination/antitermination protein NusG gives MSKRWYVVHVYSGMEKSVHKALNERIERAGLQTSFGRILVPSEEVVEMKGGQKSISERRIFPGYVLVEMDLTDETWHLVKNTNRVTGFLGGSGNRPTPISEKEVEKILSQMEEGVEKPRPKILFEVGEMVRVKEGPFADFNGNVEEVNYEKSKVRVSVTIFGRATPVELDFSQVEKT, from the coding sequence ATGAGTAAACGCTGGTATGTCGTCCATGTGTACTCGGGCATGGAAAAAAGCGTCCACAAGGCCTTGAACGAGCGCATCGAGCGCGCGGGCCTGCAGACGTCGTTCGGCCGCATCCTGGTGCCTTCCGAAGAAGTCGTCGAAATGAAGGGCGGCCAGAAGTCCATCAGCGAGCGCCGCATTTTCCCGGGCTACGTCCTGGTCGAGATGGATCTCACCGACGAAACCTGGCACCTGGTCAAGAACACCAACCGCGTCACCGGCTTCCTGGGTGGCTCGGGCAACCGCCCCACCCCGATTTCCGAAAAAGAAGTCGAGAAGATCCTCTCCCAGATGGAAGAGGGGGTCGAAAAGCCCCGCCCCAAGATCCTGTTCGAAGTGGGCGAGATGGTGCGCGTGAAAGAAGGTCCGTTTGCAGACTTCAACGGCAACGTCGAAGAAGTCAATTACGAAAAGAGCAAGGTGCGTGTGTCGGTCACCATTTTTGGCCGCGCCACGCCCGTCGAGCTCGATTTCAGCCAGGTCGAGAAGACCTGA
- the secE gene encoding preprotein translocase subunit SecE produces MSNTSVETVTSTADRIKLGLAVLVVIAGIVGFSMLSAQPMAARIGVFIGGLVIAAIIAWFSEPGRRTLSFANESYNEAKRVSWPTRKETTQMTGIVFAFVAIMGLLMWVLDKGIEWILYGLLLGWK; encoded by the coding sequence ATGTCTAATACCAGCGTAGAAACCGTAACCAGCACCGCCGACCGGATCAAGCTCGGGTTGGCTGTGCTTGTTGTCATTGCTGGCATCGTGGGCTTTTCGATGCTCAGCGCCCAGCCCATGGCCGCCCGCATCGGTGTGTTCATCGGCGGGCTGGTCATTGCCGCCATCATTGCCTGGTTCAGCGAACCCGGCCGCCGCACCCTGAGCTTCGCCAACGAATCGTACAACGAAGCCAAGCGGGTTTCCTGGCCTACCCGCAAGGAAACCACCCAGATGACGGGCATAGTATTTGCCTTCGTCGCAATCATGGGGCTGCTGATGTGGGTGCTCGACAAGGGCATCGAATGGATACTCTACGGCCTGCTGCTGGGCTGGAAATAA
- a CDS encoding DUF1415 domain-containing protein, producing the protein MIHTAGAYQRIIDDTRLWVERAVIGLNLCPFAKAVQVKQQVRYAASDATEAEGVLADLEDELLLLSQADPDQIDTTLLILPDALDDFYEFNDFADLSDRLLKRMRLVGELQVATFHPAFQFADTGPDDIDNYTNRSPHPILHLLREESIDRAVEAFGDPAEIYEKNIDTLRRLGPEGWRKLMAG; encoded by the coding sequence ATGATCCACACCGCCGGCGCCTACCAGCGCATCATCGACGACACCCGCCTGTGGGTGGAGCGGGCCGTCATCGGCCTGAACCTGTGCCCGTTCGCCAAGGCGGTGCAGGTCAAGCAGCAAGTCCGCTATGCGGCCAGCGACGCCACCGAAGCCGAAGGCGTGCTGGCCGACCTGGAAGACGAATTGCTGTTGCTGTCGCAGGCCGACCCCGACCAGATCGACACCACGCTGCTGATTCTGCCGGACGCGCTGGACGACTTCTACGAGTTCAACGATTTCGCCGATCTGTCCGACCGCCTGCTCAAGCGCATGCGGCTGGTGGGCGAGCTGCAGGTGGCCACGTTCCATCCGGCGTTCCAGTTCGCCGACACCGGGCCCGACGACATCGACAACTACACCAACCGGTCGCCGCACCCCATCCTGCACCTGCTGCGCGAAGAGAGCATCGACCGGGCGGTCGAGGCATTCGGCGACCCCGCCGAGATTTACGAAAAGAATATCGACACGCTGCGCCGGCTGGGGCCCGAAGGCTGGCGCAAGCTGATGGCGGGGTGA
- a CDS encoding M20 family metallopeptidase: MNARIPDDALPPTLDPDALQAFVDRQWDDEIVPALTDYIAVPAKSPGFDADWEKNGYIERVVRDAAQWVESRKVAGLKLEVVRLPGRTPVIFFDAPATRADNGDTVLLYGHLDKQPEFSGWRSDLGPWTPKYEDGKLYGRGGADDGYAIYASLTAIMALDAQGIPRPRCVGIVETCEESGSYDLLPYVDALRDRLGNVALVVCLDSGAGNYDQLWMTTSLRGMVAGTLEVQVLDEGVHSGDSSGVVPSSFRILRHLLDRLEDSASGCLLPQSLHCEIPAERREQVRETARILGDEVWRRFPWSCGADGGFVLPMTTQPEEALLNRTWRPTLSVTGAEGLPPLSSAGNVLRPRTAFKLSLRLPPLIDAVAASQEIKQLLEVDSPYNAKVIFHANQGAATGWNAPASAPWLTQALDAASRQYYDAPCGYIGQGGTIPLMSLLQQGFPKAQFMVCGVLGPRSNAHGPNEFLHVPYGKRLTAAVAQTMAAMPA, translated from the coding sequence ATGAACGCCCGCATTCCCGACGACGCACTGCCGCCCACCCTCGATCCCGATGCCCTGCAGGCCTTTGTCGACCGCCAGTGGGATGACGAGATCGTTCCCGCGCTGACCGACTACATCGCCGTGCCGGCCAAGAGCCCGGGGTTCGACGCCGACTGGGAAAAGAACGGCTATATCGAACGCGTGGTGCGCGACGCGGCGCAATGGGTCGAGTCGCGCAAGGTGGCGGGCCTGAAGCTCGAGGTCGTGCGCCTGCCGGGCCGCACGCCGGTCATCTTCTTCGACGCGCCCGCCACGCGCGCCGACAACGGCGATACCGTGCTGCTGTACGGGCACCTGGACAAGCAGCCCGAGTTTTCGGGCTGGCGCTCCGACCTGGGCCCCTGGACGCCCAAGTACGAAGACGGCAAGCTTTACGGGCGCGGCGGCGCCGACGACGGCTATGCCATCTATGCCTCGCTGACCGCCATCATGGCGCTGGACGCGCAGGGCATTCCGCGCCCGCGCTGCGTGGGCATCGTCGAGACCTGTGAAGAATCGGGCAGCTACGACCTGCTGCCTTATGTCGATGCGCTGCGCGACCGCCTGGGCAATGTCGCGCTAGTGGTCTGCCTGGATTCGGGCGCCGGCAACTACGACCAGCTCTGGATGACCACCTCGCTGCGCGGCATGGTGGCCGGCACGCTCGAGGTGCAGGTGCTCGACGAAGGCGTGCATTCGGGCGATTCCAGCGGCGTGGTGCCGTCCAGCTTCCGCATCCTGCGCCATTTGCTCGACCGCCTGGAAGACAGCGCCAGCGGCTGCTTGCTGCCGCAGAGCCTGCACTGCGAAATTCCCGCCGAGCGCCGCGAGCAGGTGCGCGAAACCGCCCGCATCCTGGGCGACGAGGTCTGGCGCCGCTTTCCCTGGAGCTGCGGGGCCGACGGCGGCTTCGTGCTGCCCATGACCACCCAGCCCGAAGAGGCGCTGCTGAACCGCACCTGGCGGCCCACGCTGTCGGTCACGGGGGCCGAAGGCCTGCCGCCGCTGTCCAGCGCCGGCAACGTGCTGCGCCCGCGCACGGCGTTCAAGCTGTCGCTGCGCCTGCCGCCGCTCATCGACGCGGTGGCGGCCTCGCAGGAAATCAAGCAGCTGCTCGAAGTCGATTCGCCCTATAACGCCAAGGTCATTTTCCATGCCAACCAGGGCGCCGCCACCGGCTGGAATGCGCCCGCCTCGGCGCCCTGGCTGACCCAGGCGCTGGATGCGGCGTCGCGGCAGTACTACGACGCGCCCTGCGGCTATATCGGGCAGGGCGGCACCATACCCCTGATGAGCCTGCTGCAGCAGGGCTTTCCGAAGGCCCAGTTCATGGTCTGCGGGGTGCTGGGTCCGCGCTCGAACGCCCACGGTCCCAATGAATTCCTGCACGTGCCCTACGGCAAGCGGCTTACCGCCGCGGTGGCGCAAACCATGGCGGCCATGCCGGCCTGA
- the purL gene encoding phosphoribosylformylglycinamidine synthase → MSLVQHLPGSSVLSAFRRERLLAQLREAGLPIADVSARYEHFVCTDTALDDSQQGHLAQLLDYGTEPAGEAPAKSLALLVIPRLGTISPWASKATDIAHNCGLAAVRRIERGVRYFLVPERGLLGAKSFDDAMLARAADCLHDRMTETVVGADFDGQALFQPLAGKPMRTVAVQQHGRDALVEANTTLGLALSEDEIDYLAQSFTSLGRDPTDVELMMFAQANSEHCRHKIFNAQWVIDGQPQSETLFGMIRATHKAQPAGTVVAYSDNAAVMEGGAAQRFQAGVPQAGGQGGDAARYVRRDATVHTLMKVETHNHPTAIAPFPGAATGAGGEIRDEGATGRGSKPKAGLTGFTVSHLRFPDAPQPWETDHHGLPARIASPLSIMIDGPIGGAAFNNEFGRPNLLGYFRTYEQSAGGTRWGYHKPIMIAGGLGSIDAELTHKETIPPGALLIQLGGPGFRIGMGGGAASSISMGSNSAELDFDSVQRGNPEIERRAQEVIDRCWQQGQGNPILAIHDVGAGGLSNAFPELVNDAGRGAVFDLKRVPLEESGLSPAEIWSNESQERYVLSILPQDLERFDAIARRERCPYAVVGVATESRQLRVVDGEGLPGLDAEAPAGNAGTRPVDVPIDVILGKPPRMTRDVRRQPGVSQALDLVGIDLTDAAYRVLRHPTVANKSFLITIGDRTVGGLSSRDQMVGPWQVPVADCAVTLADYEGFRGEAMAMGERTPLAVLDAPASGRMAVAEALTNLAAADVSRLEDIKLSANWMAACGVDGQDAALYDTVAAVSELCQATGLSIPVGKDSLSMKTTWEHDGETRQVVAPVSLIVTAFAPVGDARASLTPQLRTDAGDSVLIVIDLGRGRHRMGGSILAQAYNQVGTSVPDIDAPQDLRAFFITIRTLAEAGVLLAYHDRSDGGLFATLCEMAFAGRTGISVNLDMLTFDPDTADWGDYKIRPEQVAVQRDELTLKALFSEEAGAVIQVPAAQRDAVMQVLRGAGLSKHAHVIGGLNDADTVEFFRDGKKVWSEPRAGLGRAWSEVSYRIMARRDNPACAQAEFDTWNDAADPGLAPRVAFDPQEDIAAPFIATGKRPRVAILREQGCNSQVEMAWAFDTAGFDAIDVHMTDLLAGRIDLSAMQGLVAVGGFSYGDVLGAGEGWARTIRFNSRLSDQFATYFARSDTFALGVCNGCQMMAALAPMIPGADHWPRFTRNQSEKYEARLSLVEIADSPSIFFAGMAGTRVPVAVAHGEGYANYAQQGDAGKVLVAARYIDNYGKATEAYPFNPNGSPGGQTSVTTADGRFTVIMPHPERVTRNVMMSWAPQKWGAADSTGAYSPWMRMFRNARVWVG, encoded by the coding sequence GTGTCTCTCGTCCAGCATTTGCCCGGTTCTTCCGTCCTTTCTGCCTTCCGCCGCGAACGCCTGCTGGCGCAGCTTCGGGAAGCCGGCTTGCCCATTGCCGACGTTTCCGCTCGCTACGAACATTTCGTCTGCACCGACACCGCCCTGGATGACAGCCAGCAGGGGCACCTGGCGCAACTGCTCGACTACGGCACCGAGCCAGCCGGCGAGGCGCCCGCCAAGAGCCTGGCGCTGCTGGTCATCCCGCGCCTGGGCACGATATCGCCATGGGCCAGCAAGGCCACCGACATCGCCCACAACTGCGGCCTGGCGGCGGTGCGCCGCATCGAGCGCGGCGTACGCTATTTCCTGGTGCCCGAACGCGGCCTGCTGGGCGCCAAGTCGTTCGACGACGCCATGCTGGCGCGCGCGGCGGACTGCCTGCACGATCGCATGACCGAGACCGTGGTGGGGGCCGACTTCGACGGCCAGGCGCTGTTCCAGCCGCTGGCCGGCAAGCCCATGCGCACCGTGGCAGTCCAGCAGCACGGCCGCGACGCGCTGGTCGAGGCCAACACCACGCTGGGCCTGGCGCTGTCCGAAGACGAAATCGACTACCTGGCGCAGTCTTTCACCAGCCTGGGCCGCGATCCCACCGACGTCGAGCTGATGATGTTCGCCCAGGCCAACAGCGAGCACTGCCGCCACAAGATCTTCAACGCGCAGTGGGTCATCGACGGCCAGCCGCAGTCCGAAACCCTGTTCGGCATGATCCGCGCCACGCACAAGGCGCAGCCGGCCGGCACGGTGGTGGCCTATTCCGACAACGCCGCCGTCATGGAAGGCGGCGCCGCCCAGCGCTTCCAGGCCGGCGTGCCGCAGGCGGGCGGGCAGGGCGGCGACGCCGCGCGCTACGTGCGCCGCGACGCCACCGTGCATACGCTGATGAAGGTTGAAACGCACAACCATCCCACCGCCATTGCGCCGTTCCCGGGCGCCGCCACCGGCGCGGGCGGCGAGATCCGCGACGAAGGCGCAACCGGGCGCGGCTCCAAGCCCAAGGCCGGCCTTACGGGCTTTACCGTGTCGCACCTGCGCTTTCCCGACGCCCCGCAGCCGTGGGAAACCGACCACCACGGCCTGCCGGCGCGCATCGCCTCGCCCCTTTCCATCATGATCGACGGCCCCATCGGCGGCGCGGCCTTCAACAATGAGTTCGGGCGCCCCAATCTGCTGGGCTACTTCCGCACCTACGAGCAAAGCGCCGGCGGCACGCGCTGGGGCTACCACAAGCCCATCATGATCGCCGGCGGGCTGGGCAGCATCGACGCCGAACTCACGCACAAAGAAACCATTCCGCCCGGCGCGCTGCTGATCCAGCTGGGCGGTCCGGGTTTCCGCATCGGCATGGGCGGCGGCGCGGCTTCCAGCATCAGCATGGGCAGCAACTCGGCCGAGCTCGATTTCGATTCCGTGCAGCGCGGCAACCCCGAAATCGAGCGCCGCGCCCAGGAGGTCATCGACCGCTGCTGGCAGCAAGGGCAGGGCAACCCCATCCTGGCCATCCACGACGTGGGCGCGGGCGGCTTGTCCAACGCCTTTCCCGAGCTGGTGAATGATGCGGGGCGCGGCGCCGTGTTCGACCTCAAGCGCGTGCCGCTGGAAGAGTCCGGCCTGTCGCCGGCCGAGATCTGGAGCAACGAATCGCAAGAGCGCTACGTGCTGTCCATTCTGCCGCAAGACCTCGAGCGCTTTGACGCCATCGCGCGGCGCGAACGCTGCCCGTACGCGGTGGTGGGCGTGGCGACCGAATCGCGCCAGCTGCGCGTGGTCGACGGCGAGGGCCTGCCCGGCCTGGACGCCGAGGCGCCGGCCGGCAATGCCGGCACCCGCCCGGTCGACGTGCCCATCGACGTCATCCTGGGCAAGCCGCCGCGCATGACGCGCGACGTGCGGCGCCAGCCTGGCGTGTCGCAGGCGCTGGACCTGGTCGGCATCGACCTTACCGACGCCGCTTATCGTGTGCTGCGCCATCCCACGGTGGCCAACAAATCGTTCCTGATCACCATCGGCGACCGCACCGTGGGCGGGTTGTCCAGCCGTGACCAGATGGTGGGCCCCTGGCAGGTGCCGGTGGCCGATTGCGCCGTGACCCTGGCCGACTACGAGGGCTTCCGCGGCGAAGCCATGGCCATGGGCGAGCGCACCCCGCTGGCGGTGCTCGACGCCCCGGCGTCGGGCCGCATGGCCGTGGCCGAGGCCCTGACCAACCTGGCCGCCGCCGATGTTTCGCGACTGGAAGACATCAAGCTGTCGGCCAACTGGATGGCGGCCTGCGGGGTCGACGGCCAGGACGCCGCGCTGTACGACACCGTGGCCGCGGTCAGCGAGCTGTGCCAGGCCACCGGCCTGTCGATTCCCGTGGGCAAGGATTCCCTGTCCATGAAAACCACCTGGGAGCACGACGGCGAAACGCGCCAGGTGGTGGCGCCGGTGTCGCTCATCGTCACCGCTTTCGCGCCGGTGGGCGACGCGCGCGCCAGCCTGACGCCGCAGCTGCGCACCGACGCGGGCGACAGCGTGCTGATCGTCATCGACCTGGGCCGCGGCCGCCACCGCATGGGCGGGTCGATCCTGGCGCAGGCCTACAACCAGGTGGGCACCAGCGTGCCCGACATCGACGCGCCGCAAGACTTGCGCGCCTTCTTCATCACCATCCGCACCCTGGCCGAGGCCGGCGTGCTGCTGGCCTACCACGACCGTTCCGACGGCGGCCTGTTCGCCACGTTGTGCGAGATGGCCTTCGCCGGGCGCACCGGCATTTCGGTCAACCTCGACATGCTCACCTTCGACCCGGACACGGCCGACTGGGGCGACTACAAAATCCGTCCCGAACAGGTGGCTGTGCAGCGCGACGAGCTCACGCTGAAGGCGCTGTTCTCGGAAGAGGCCGGCGCCGTGATCCAGGTGCCGGCGGCGCAGCGCGACGCCGTCATGCAGGTGCTGCGCGGCGCGGGCCTGTCGAAGCATGCGCACGTGATCGGCGGGCTGAACGACGCCGACACCGTGGAATTCTTCCGCGACGGCAAGAAGGTCTGGAGCGAACCGCGCGCCGGCCTGGGCCGCGCCTGGAGCGAAGTCAGCTACCGCATCATGGCGCGCCGCGACAACCCTGCCTGCGCGCAGGCCGAGTTCGACACCTGGAACGACGCCGCCGATCCCGGCCTGGCGCCGCGCGTGGCGTTCGATCCGCAAGAAGACATCGCGGCCCCGTTCATCGCCACCGGCAAGCGCCCGCGCGTGGCCATCCTGCGCGAGCAGGGCTGCAACAGCCAGGTCGAAATGGCCTGGGCCTTCGACACGGCGGGCTTCGATGCCATCGATGTGCACATGACCGACCTGCTGGCCGGCCGCATCGACCTCAGCGCCATGCAGGGCCTGGTGGCGGTGGGCGGCTTCAGCTATGGCGACGTGCTGGGCGCGGGCGAAGGCTGGGCCCGCACCATACGCTTCAACAGCCGGCTGTCCGACCAGTTCGCCACTTATTTCGCCCGTTCCGACACCTTTGCGCTGGGCGTGTGCAACGGCTGCCAGATGATGGCCGCGCTGGCGCCCATGATCCCGGGCGCGGACCATTGGCCGCGCTTCACCCGCAACCAGTCCGAAAAATACGAGGCGCGCCTGTCGCTGGTCGAGATCGCCGACTCGCCCTCGATTTTCTTCGCCGGCATGGCGGGCACGCGCGTGCCGGTGGCCGTGGCGCATGGCGAAGGCTACGCCAACTATGCCCAGCAGGGCGATGCCGGCAAAGTGCTGGTGGCCGCGCGCTACATCGACAACTACGGCAAGGCCACCGAAGCCTATCCGTTCAACCCGAACGGCAGCCCTGGCGGCCAGACTTCGGTAACCACCGCCGACGGCCGCTTCACCGTCATCATGCCGCACCCCGAGCGCGTCACGCGCAACGTGATGATGTCGTGGGCGCCGCAGAAGTGGGGCGCGGCCGACAGCACGGGCGCCTACAGCCCCTGGATGCGCATGTTCCGCAATGCGCGGGTGTGGGTGGGGTAG
- the greB gene encoding transcription elongation factor GreB has translation MNKAFVKESDRDDDDDLPEAQALPAGTRNYMTPAGYARLRDELAQLMNVERPAVVQVVSWAASNGDRSENGDYLYGKKRLREIDRRMRFLTKRLDIAEVVDPAVQPNRDQVFFGATVAYLDKAGDTHEVTIVGVDEAEPLAGRISWISPVARALIKAREGDTVVLRTPGGVEELDILEVRYPEQG, from the coding sequence ATGAACAAGGCTTTTGTCAAAGAGTCGGATCGCGACGACGACGATGACCTGCCCGAAGCGCAGGCATTGCCGGCCGGCACCCGCAACTACATGACCCCCGCCGGCTACGCGCGCCTGCGCGACGAACTGGCGCAGCTGATGAATGTCGAGCGCCCGGCCGTGGTGCAGGTGGTGTCCTGGGCCGCCTCCAATGGTGACCGTTCCGAGAATGGCGATTATCTTTACGGCAAGAAGCGCCTGCGTGAAATCGACCGCCGCATGCGGTTCCTGACCAAGCGGCTCGACATCGCCGAAGTGGTCGATCCGGCCGTGCAGCCCAACCGCGATCAAGTATTCTTCGGTGCGACCGTCGCCTACCTGGACAAGGCCGGCGACACCCATGAGGTCACCATCGTGGGCGTGGATGAAGCCGAGCCGCTGGCCGGCAGGATCAGCTGGATCTCGCCGGTGGCGCGCGCGCTGATCAAGGCGCGCGAAGGCGACACCGTGGTGCTGCGCACGCCGGGCGGCGTCGAAGAACTGGATATCCTCGAGGTGCGGTATCCGGAGCAGGGCTGA
- a CDS encoding 3',5'-nucleoside bisphosphate phosphatase: MQTAALNVDLHCHSTVSDGVLPPAEVARRAHANGVNVWALTDHDEVGGLAQAGDAARELGMRFITGTEISVTWAGQTVHIVGLGFDAGDAALVRGLRDTRAGRAERARRMGQRLADMGMPGAYEGALPFAGNPELVSRTHFARYLVQAGYCPDVQTVFNKYLGDDCPGHVPMQWAALADAVGWICAAGGRAVIAHPGRYKYSPLQFNALFDEFLQCGGVGIEVTTGSHTPDEARHYAGVARRYGFLASRGSDFHSPQESRADLGSLPALPDDLKPVWHDWF; the protein is encoded by the coding sequence ATGCAAACTGCCGCCCTGAACGTCGATCTGCATTGCCATTCCACTGTGTCCGACGGCGTGCTGCCGCCGGCCGAGGTGGCGCGGCGCGCGCACGCCAACGGCGTGAATGTCTGGGCGCTGACCGACCACGACGAAGTGGGCGGCCTGGCGCAGGCTGGCGACGCCGCCCGCGAACTGGGCATGCGCTTTATCACCGGTACCGAGATCTCGGTGACCTGGGCGGGGCAAACCGTGCATATCGTGGGCCTGGGTTTCGATGCCGGCGACGCGGCCCTGGTGCGCGGCCTGCGCGACACCCGGGCCGGCCGCGCCGAACGCGCGCGCCGCATGGGCCAGCGGCTGGCCGACATGGGCATGCCGGGGGCCTACGAAGGCGCCTTGCCGTTTGCCGGCAACCCCGAACTGGTCAGCCGCACGCATTTTGCGCGCTACCTGGTGCAGGCGGGCTATTGCCCCGATGTGCAGACCGTATTCAACAAATATCTGGGCGACGACTGCCCCGGCCACGTGCCCATGCAATGGGCCGCGCTGGCCGACGCCGTGGGCTGGATCTGCGCGGCCGGCGGGCGCGCCGTGATCGCCCACCCGGGCCGCTACAAGTATTCGCCGCTGCAGTTCAATGCGCTGTTCGACGAATTCCTGCAATGCGGCGGCGTGGGCATCGAAGTCACCACCGGCAGCCATACGCCCGACGAAGCCCGGCATTACGCCGGAGTGGCGCGGCGCTACGGCTTTCTGGCCTCGCGCGGGTCCGACTTCCACAGCCCGCAAGAAAGCCGCGCCGACCTGGGCAGCCTGCCTGCGCTGCCCGACGATTTGAAGCCAGTCTGGCACGACTGGTTCTAG